In Myxococcus guangdongensis, one genomic interval encodes:
- a CDS encoding PilZ domain-containing protein has protein sequence MMNPASQKSSLADDRRLFPRLQAALYARPARLKFGDKQRVLDASLGGVRIYSDDAYTEGSNLEVDLFLGDGTTLECRARVAWLRKLPKDAEAVYEVGLAFMDVTPEALERLKSVLVAED, from the coding sequence ATGATGAACCCAGCAAGTCAGAAGAGCAGCCTGGCGGATGACCGCCGTTTGTTCCCCCGCCTCCAGGCGGCGCTGTACGCGCGCCCCGCGCGACTGAAGTTCGGGGACAAGCAGCGGGTGCTGGATGCGAGCCTCGGCGGCGTGCGCATCTACTCCGACGACGCGTACACCGAGGGCAGCAACCTGGAGGTGGACCTGTTTCTCGGGGACGGCACGACGCTGGAGTGTCGCGCGCGCGTCGCGTGGCTGCGCAAGCTGCCCAAGGACGCGGAGGCCGTCTACGAAGTCGGGCTCGCGTTCATGGACGTCACCCCGGAGGCGCTCGAGCGCCTCAAGTCGGTGCTCGTCGCCGAGGACTGA
- a CDS encoding glyoxal oxidase: MLASASARAQTPNPAQVGRWSAVMNWPISATHLSVLPDGKVFFYGEFEEGAQPPQRWDPVTGALNPYPYAGYNIFCSGHSFMSNGKLLVTGGHIATRVGLPHTSSYDYLSNTWTRLPDMNAGRWYPTNTTLPNGDVVVVSGEIAGAGDINQIPQRFIAGTSLWRTLTGAQLSVPFYPKMFLAPNGQLFYAGQLRGSLWLNPNGNGAWTPGPLSNFGGRSYGPAVYIDGKVTLFGGGEPPTPTVEQIDLTAAAPSWRYMTSMSIRRRQHNAVLLPDGTVLVIGGSSGSGFDSADSPVLYAELYNPATNTWTKLSSQVRYRGYHSTAALLPDGRVLSAGGAQERTAEVFSPPYLFKGPRPVVTAAPTTSQPGATFSITTPDADRITLVSLIALNSVTHTFDMNQRLLTLPFTRTAGALTVTAPPNRNLAPPGYYQLFIVNDAGVPSTGRRLRIPPP, translated from the coding sequence ATGCTGGCCTCCGCGTCGGCGCGGGCCCAGACCCCCAACCCCGCCCAGGTGGGCCGCTGGTCCGCGGTCATGAACTGGCCCATCTCCGCCACGCACCTGTCCGTGCTGCCCGACGGCAAGGTGTTCTTCTACGGGGAGTTCGAGGAGGGCGCGCAGCCGCCGCAGCGGTGGGACCCGGTCACCGGAGCGCTCAACCCGTACCCGTACGCCGGCTACAACATCTTCTGCAGCGGCCACAGCTTCATGTCCAACGGCAAGCTGCTCGTCACCGGGGGCCACATCGCCACGCGCGTGGGCCTGCCCCACACCAGCTCCTACGACTACCTCTCCAACACCTGGACCCGGCTGCCGGACATGAACGCGGGGCGCTGGTACCCCACCAACACCACGCTGCCCAACGGGGACGTGGTGGTCGTCTCCGGTGAAATCGCCGGAGCGGGCGACATCAACCAGATACCCCAGCGCTTCATCGCGGGCACCAGCCTCTGGCGCACGCTGACCGGCGCGCAGCTCAGCGTGCCCTTCTATCCGAAGATGTTCCTGGCGCCCAACGGGCAGCTCTTCTACGCCGGCCAGCTCAGAGGCTCGCTGTGGCTGAACCCGAACGGCAACGGCGCCTGGACCCCCGGCCCCCTGAGCAACTTCGGCGGGCGCAGCTACGGGCCCGCGGTGTACATCGACGGCAAGGTGACGCTCTTCGGCGGAGGAGAGCCCCCCACCCCCACGGTGGAGCAGATCGACCTCACCGCGGCGGCGCCGAGCTGGCGGTACATGACGTCCATGAGCATCCGTCGGCGCCAGCACAACGCGGTGCTGCTGCCGGACGGCACCGTGCTCGTCATCGGCGGCAGCAGCGGCAGCGGCTTCGACTCGGCGGACTCGCCCGTCCTCTACGCGGAGCTCTACAACCCCGCCACCAACACCTGGACCAAGCTCTCCAGCCAGGTGCGCTACCGCGGCTACCACTCCACCGCGGCGCTGCTGCCGGACGGGCGCGTGCTGTCGGCCGGCGGCGCCCAGGAGCGCACCGCGGAGGTCTTCTCCCCGCCCTATCTCTTCAAGGGGCCTCGCCCCGTCGTCACCGCCGCGCCCACCACGTCCCAGCCGGGCGCCACCTTCTCCATCACCACGCCCGACGCGGACCGCATCACCCTCGTGTCGCTCATCGCGCTCAACTCGGTGACGCACACCTTCGACATGAACCAGCGGCTGCTCACGCTGCCCTTCACCCGGACCGCCGGCGCCCTCACCGTCACCGCGCCCCCCAATCGCAACCTCGCGCCGCCGGGCTACTACCAGCTCTTCATCGTGAACGACGCGGGCGTGCCCTCGACCGGCCGAAGGCTGCGCATCCCGCCCCCATGA
- a CDS encoding lysylphosphatidylglycerol synthase domain-containing protein — translation MLLTLRGDSGRLGGEEATVGSDVRGGMTLGRPMEAATVAAPLAVPWRRRAMGMLRPLFAVAGVGMLALLVRKVGPQELGAVLLDAAPWLPWVALLEVGRQGMDALATRASYGASAERVPLRVLARAQLIGTAVSSMAPAGRAAAEATKAALLSAHMGGGTAAAAAATSQAASLAAGGLISFPCAAASFLLTGWSVFTLAMLGHGVVLVLASTGVRACMRAHGPCAWLAKRSRRWAQLTEQFRQTACHGSLLPRSPVLAFLGSRTLQVAQYAVLTHAVGIDTSLVQALFSQGLYLCALAVGSLVPGQVGVSDGAFALAAGVLDTTAARAMSVALLGHLVQLVFVLAGALTPLVWRLPGVARPAAPAPACR, via the coding sequence GTGCTGCTCACCTTGCGTGGTGACTCGGGGCGGCTGGGTGGCGAGGAGGCGACAGTGGGCAGCGACGTGCGCGGGGGGATGACCCTGGGCCGACCGATGGAGGCCGCGACGGTGGCGGCTCCGCTGGCCGTCCCCTGGAGACGCAGGGCGATGGGGATGTTACGGCCCCTCTTCGCGGTGGCCGGGGTGGGCATGCTGGCGCTGCTGGTGCGCAAGGTGGGTCCCCAGGAGCTCGGAGCCGTGCTGCTGGACGCCGCGCCGTGGCTGCCGTGGGTGGCGCTGTTGGAGGTGGGGCGTCAGGGCATGGACGCGCTCGCCACGCGCGCCTCCTATGGCGCGAGCGCGGAGCGGGTGCCTCTGAGGGTGCTGGCGCGCGCGCAGCTCATCGGCACCGCGGTGTCCAGCATGGCGCCCGCGGGCCGCGCGGCGGCGGAGGCCACCAAGGCCGCGCTGCTGTCGGCGCACATGGGCGGCGGCACGGCGGCGGCGGCGGCGGCCACGTCCCAGGCGGCGTCACTGGCGGCCGGCGGACTCATCTCCTTCCCCTGCGCGGCGGCCTCGTTCCTGCTCACCGGTTGGTCCGTCTTCACGCTGGCGATGCTCGGCCACGGCGTGGTGTTGGTGCTGGCCTCCACGGGCGTGCGCGCGTGCATGCGGGCCCATGGGCCGTGCGCGTGGCTGGCGAAGCGCTCGCGCAGGTGGGCGCAGCTCACGGAGCAGTTCCGTCAGACGGCGTGCCATGGGTCGCTGCTCCCCAGGAGCCCGGTGCTCGCCTTCCTGGGCAGCCGCACGCTGCAGGTGGCGCAATACGCGGTGCTGACGCACGCGGTGGGCATCGACACGTCGCTGGTGCAGGCGCTCTTCTCGCAGGGCCTCTATCTGTGCGCGCTGGCGGTGGGCTCGCTGGTGCCTGGACAGGTGGGCGTGAGCGACGGCGCCTTCGCGCTGGCGGCGGGCGTGCTGGACACCACCGCCGCGCGCGCCATGTCGGTGGCGCTGCTGGGCCACCTGGTGCAGCTGGTCTTCGTGTTGGCGGGCGCGCTCACGCCGCTGGTGTGGCGGCTGCCTGGGGTGGCGCGGCCGGCCGCACCCGCACCGGCGTGCCGTTGA
- a CDS encoding zinc-dependent alcohol dehydrogenase family protein produces MKVVRFSKFGHPLKVVEVVEEPDAALESGQVRIEVLATPINPSDVLTLSGQYGSLPKLPAVPGNEGVGRVVEVKDTSAVKVGDLVFLPLGAGTWRTHLVAPAEGLLTVPPGTDVKQASMLFVNPPTADILLREFGALKPGDWVLQNAANSAVGRYLITLAKQAGYKTLNVVRREELAKELTELGADVVLTDTDDLPERVKAATGGAKVRLAIDAVGGDSTRRLGDSLATGGTVVNYGVMSGKGPKLSAAATIFKDITLRGFWLVLWLKRAPREQQQETFGRLAKLVADGTLKTAVEGTFTLDAIQEALARSMEGGRGGKVLLTPNGPV; encoded by the coding sequence ATGAAAGTGGTCCGGTTTTCGAAGTTCGGGCACCCGTTGAAGGTCGTGGAGGTGGTGGAGGAGCCCGACGCGGCGCTCGAATCGGGGCAGGTCCGCATCGAGGTCCTCGCCACGCCCATCAACCCCTCGGACGTGCTCACCCTGTCGGGCCAGTACGGCTCGCTGCCCAAGCTGCCGGCGGTGCCGGGCAACGAGGGCGTGGGCCGCGTGGTGGAGGTGAAGGACACCTCGGCCGTGAAGGTGGGAGACCTGGTCTTCCTGCCGCTGGGCGCGGGCACGTGGCGCACGCACCTGGTGGCGCCCGCCGAGGGGCTCTTGACGGTGCCGCCCGGCACGGACGTGAAGCAGGCGTCCATGTTGTTCGTCAACCCGCCCACCGCGGACATCCTGCTGCGCGAGTTCGGCGCGCTGAAGCCCGGGGACTGGGTGCTGCAGAACGCCGCCAACTCCGCGGTGGGCCGCTACCTCATCACCCTGGCGAAGCAGGCCGGCTACAAGACGCTCAACGTGGTGCGCCGCGAGGAGCTGGCGAAGGAGCTCACCGAGCTGGGCGCGGACGTGGTGCTGACCGACACGGACGATTTGCCCGAACGCGTGAAGGCGGCGACGGGCGGCGCCAAGGTGCGGCTGGCCATCGACGCGGTGGGCGGCGACTCCACGCGGCGGCTGGGGGACTCGCTCGCCACCGGCGGCACCGTGGTGAACTACGGCGTGATGTCCGGCAAGGGCCCCAAGCTGTCGGCCGCGGCCACCATCTTCAAGGACATCACCCTGCGCGGCTTCTGGCTGGTGCTGTGGCTCAAGCGCGCCCCGCGCGAGCAGCAGCAGGAGACCTTCGGCCGGCTGGCGAAGCTGGTCGCCGACGGCACGCTGAAGACGGCCGTGGAGGGCACCTTCACGCTGGACGCCATCCAGGAGGCGCTGGCGCGCTCCATGGAGGGTGGACGCGGCGGCAAGGTGCTGCTCACGCCCAATGGGCCTGTCTGA
- a CDS encoding TetR/AcrR family transcriptional regulator has protein sequence MSPRRASKTPGTLPSAKPREGTAVHAKGHERVERILDAAMEVLVEEGYAGLALRGVAQRAGLSLGNLQYYFPTKQDVVRALLSRYLEAAIRHVRERMDGAGAHPDQRLRHALDAILEDQESPRHFQLFAELWALAARDPMVAEALGVFYAGYREGLVELLQPLTPALTPARRERRAALLMAFFEGLSLFRGGGSLRSVAVPGLEQELRALWADWTTPPK, from the coding sequence GTGAGCCCCCGCCGCGCGAGCAAGACGCCCGGCACGCTCCCCTCCGCGAAGCCCCGCGAGGGCACCGCCGTCCACGCCAAGGGCCACGAGCGCGTGGAGCGCATCCTCGACGCGGCCATGGAGGTGCTCGTGGAGGAGGGCTACGCGGGCCTCGCCCTGCGCGGCGTGGCCCAGCGCGCGGGCCTGAGCCTGGGCAACCTCCAGTACTACTTCCCCACCAAGCAGGACGTCGTGCGCGCGCTCCTGTCGCGCTACCTGGAGGCCGCCATCCGCCACGTCCGCGAGCGCATGGACGGCGCGGGCGCGCACCCCGACCAACGGCTGCGACACGCGCTGGACGCCATCCTGGAGGACCAGGAGTCCCCCCGACACTTCCAGCTCTTCGCCGAACTCTGGGCCCTGGCCGCGCGCGACCCCATGGTGGCCGAGGCGCTCGGCGTCTTCTACGCCGGCTATCGCGAGGGGCTCGTCGAGCTGCTCCAGCCACTCACCCCCGCGCTCACGCCCGCGCGAAGGGAGCGGCGAGCCGCCCTGTTGATGGCCTTCTTCGAAGGACTGTCCCTCTTCCGCGGCGGCGGCAGCCTGCGCTCCGTGGCGGTGCCAGGACTGGAGCAGGAGCTGCGCGCCCTCTGGGCCGACTGGACGACCCCGCCGAAGTGA
- a CDS encoding TFIIB-type zinc ribbon-containing protein, protein MERSCPVCPPPAPTLRVIDLRGVPVDTCARCQGHWLDAGELERLAPGWRTEALQAALPSATRRCRHARHHVPATREECGLCGSAVARCPSCDETLSQVRTEVCAVDVCSRCHGLWLDANELKQLMDWHRRWKRPLVVGLTAAGTTAAAAIALSQVAADTPTRTRVTEVLQSTVEQAAESVDVVELAVGAVDLAGSAAEGVGTAVEAAVEGGEVVSAAVGGLLAVVAGLFQ, encoded by the coding sequence ATGGAACGCTCCTGCCCCGTCTGCCCGCCTCCCGCGCCCACGCTTCGCGTCATCGACCTGCGCGGTGTCCCGGTGGACACCTGCGCGCGCTGCCAGGGCCATTGGTTGGATGCGGGCGAGCTGGAGCGGCTGGCACCGGGATGGAGGACGGAGGCGCTCCAGGCCGCGCTGCCCTCCGCGACCCGGCGTTGCCGTCATGCGCGGCACCATGTTCCGGCCACGCGCGAAGAATGTGGCCTGTGTGGGTCGGCCGTCGCGCGCTGTCCGTCCTGCGACGAGACGCTGTCCCAGGTGCGCACGGAGGTCTGCGCGGTGGATGTGTGCTCGCGCTGCCACGGGCTCTGGCTGGACGCGAACGAGCTGAAGCAGCTGATGGACTGGCACCGCCGTTGGAAGCGGCCGCTCGTCGTGGGGCTGACGGCGGCGGGCACCACGGCGGCGGCGGCCATCGCGCTCTCCCAGGTGGCGGCCGACACCCCCACCCGCACCCGGGTGACGGAGGTCCTCCAGTCCACGGTGGAGCAGGCGGCCGAATCGGTGGACGTGGTGGAGCTGGCCGTGGGGGCGGTGGACCTGGCGGGCAGCGCCGCCGAGGGGGTGGGCACGGCCGTCGAGGCCGCGGTGGAGGGGGGCGAGGTGGTCTCCGCCGCCGTGGGCGGGCTGCTCGCGGTGGTGGCGGGGTTGTTCCAGTGA
- a CDS encoding molybdopterin oxidoreductase family protein, with product MSAKATSRVHFRTCNLCEAMCGLRIELREERITSIRGDDEDPFSRGHVCPKALALKDLHEDPDRLRHPMLRTQAGWERVSWDEALDAAAKGLHAVQQAHGRDAVASYLGNPNVHNLGNMVFGSELVRALRSKNRFSATSVDQLPHQLVSYFMFGHQLLVPIPDLDRTRYLLVMGANPLASNGSLMTAPDVRTRLRAIQQRGGKLVVVDPRRTETAAIADTHVFIRPGTDALLLLALLNVVLHEHPPRTGHLDALTDGLDTVRALARDFPPERVAPHTGVPAETVRTLARDFLAAEAAVCYGRMGLSTQPFGSLCQWLINVLNVVTGQMDKEGGAMFTQPAFDIICGPKAMALGRGSHGRWKSRVRGLPETGGELPSAVLAEEMLTPGDGRVRALVTMAGNPVLSTPNGAQLERALEGLDFMVSVDPYLNETTRHANIILPPVSPLERGHYDVAFHALAVRNTAKYSPPLFEPGPEGRHDWQIVLALQHRLETLRKGRPSVRQTLRYQALTRLGPERMLDVGLRMGPHGNRFHPLRQGLSLSKLRAAPHGVDLGPLKPCLPERLQTKDRRLHLAPSLLVADVQRLAQSFPEGAAPDARAGELLLIGRRHLRDNNSWMHNVPGLLKGKPRCTLMVHPEDATRLGLTDGVDATVTSRVGEVTVPVAVTDEVMPGVVSLPHGYGHRRQGTKLRVATEHAGISQNDLTDDHAVDAVSGNAAFNGTPVRVRPAAPPQAAATPAA from the coding sequence ATGAGCGCCAAGGCCACGTCCCGGGTCCACTTCCGTACGTGCAACCTGTGCGAGGCCATGTGCGGCCTGCGCATCGAACTGCGGGAGGAGCGCATCACCTCCATCCGGGGAGATGACGAGGACCCGTTCAGCCGGGGCCACGTGTGCCCCAAGGCGCTGGCGCTCAAGGACTTGCACGAGGACCCGGACCGGCTGCGCCACCCGATGCTCCGCACCCAAGCAGGGTGGGAGCGCGTGTCGTGGGACGAGGCGCTGGACGCGGCGGCGAAGGGCCTGCACGCGGTGCAGCAGGCACACGGGCGCGACGCGGTGGCCTCGTACCTGGGCAACCCCAACGTGCACAACCTGGGCAACATGGTGTTCGGCTCGGAGCTGGTGCGCGCGCTGCGCTCGAAGAACCGCTTCTCCGCCACGTCCGTGGACCAGCTCCCCCACCAGTTGGTGTCGTACTTCATGTTCGGCCACCAGCTGCTGGTGCCCATCCCGGACCTGGACCGCACGCGGTACCTGCTGGTGATGGGCGCCAACCCGCTCGCGTCCAACGGCAGCCTGATGACGGCCCCGGACGTGCGCACCCGGCTGCGCGCCATCCAGCAGCGCGGCGGCAAGCTGGTGGTGGTGGACCCGCGCCGCACGGAGACCGCGGCCATCGCGGACACGCACGTCTTCATCCGCCCCGGCACGGACGCGCTGCTCCTGCTCGCGCTGCTGAACGTCGTGCTCCACGAGCACCCGCCGAGGACGGGCCACCTGGACGCGCTCACGGACGGGCTCGACACCGTGCGAGCCCTCGCGCGCGACTTCCCACCCGAGCGCGTGGCGCCCCACACCGGGGTTCCGGCCGAGACGGTGCGCACGCTCGCGCGCGACTTCCTCGCCGCCGAAGCGGCCGTCTGTTACGGGCGCATGGGATTGTCCACGCAGCCCTTCGGCTCGCTGTGCCAATGGCTCATCAACGTGCTCAACGTGGTGACGGGCCAGATGGACAAGGAGGGCGGCGCCATGTTCACCCAGCCCGCCTTCGACATCATCTGCGGCCCCAAGGCGATGGCGCTCGGCCGGGGCAGCCATGGCCGGTGGAAGAGCCGGGTGCGGGGCCTGCCGGAGACGGGCGGCGAGCTGCCCTCGGCCGTGCTCGCCGAGGAGATGCTCACCCCGGGAGACGGCCGCGTGCGCGCGCTCGTCACCATGGCGGGCAACCCCGTGCTGTCCACGCCCAATGGCGCGCAGCTGGAGCGCGCGCTCGAGGGGCTGGACTTCATGGTGAGCGTGGACCCGTACCTCAACGAGACCACGCGCCACGCGAACATCATCCTGCCGCCCGTGTCTCCGCTGGAGCGCGGCCACTACGACGTGGCCTTCCACGCGCTGGCCGTGCGCAACACCGCCAAGTACTCGCCGCCGTTGTTCGAGCCCGGGCCGGAGGGGCGTCACGACTGGCAGATCGTGCTCGCGCTGCAGCACCGCCTGGAGACCTTGCGCAAGGGTCGTCCGTCCGTGCGCCAGACGCTGCGCTACCAGGCCCTCACGCGGCTGGGGCCGGAGCGGATGCTGGATGTCGGCCTGCGGATGGGCCCCCACGGCAACCGGTTCCACCCGCTGCGCCAGGGCTTGTCCCTGTCGAAGCTGCGCGCCGCGCCGCACGGCGTGGACCTGGGCCCGTTGAAGCCGTGCCTGCCCGAGCGGCTGCAGACGAAGGACCGGCGCCTCCACCTGGCCCCCTCGCTGCTCGTCGCGGACGTGCAGCGGCTCGCACAGAGTTTCCCGGAGGGCGCGGCGCCCGACGCACGCGCGGGGGAGCTGCTGCTCATCGGCCGCAGACACCTGCGCGACAACAACTCCTGGATGCACAACGTGCCGGGCCTGCTCAAGGGCAAGCCGCGCTGCACGCTGATGGTGCACCCGGAGGACGCGACACGCCTCGGGCTGACGGACGGCGTGGACGCCACCGTCACCTCCCGCGTGGGCGAGGTGACGGTGCCGGTGGCGGTGACGGACGAGGTGATGCCGGGCGTGGTGAGCCTGCCGCACGGCTATGGCCATCGCCGTCAGGGCACGAAGCTGCGCGTGGCCACCGAGCACGCGGGCATCAGCCAGAACGATTTGACGGACGACCACGCGGTGGACGCCGTCAGCGGCAACGCGGCCTTCAACGGCACGCCGGTGCGGGTGCGGCCGGCCGCGCCACCCCAGGCAGCCGCCACACCAGCGGCGTGA
- a CDS encoding glucose 1-dehydrogenase — MKRVEGKVALITGAAGGLGSAAARMLAREGAKVVVTDRPQQEEAGVQVAQSLGEGMGLFVPLDVTREEDWVRAMETTLAKFGRLDVLVNNAGLGVPKDVENITLAEWRLVHAVNLDGTFLGCKHGIQAMRKSGARGSIINISSVAGLIGVPTLVAYGSAKAAVHMFTKSVALHCTHHGYSIRCNSIHPTFIETNMVKALIASSGSPERAREGLRRTIPQGALGEPDDVANAVVYLASDESKLMTGAEMILDGGATAQ; from the coding sequence ATGAAGCGCGTGGAAGGCAAGGTGGCACTGATTACGGGCGCGGCGGGCGGGCTGGGCAGCGCGGCGGCGCGGATGCTCGCGCGCGAGGGCGCCAAGGTGGTGGTGACGGACCGGCCCCAGCAGGAGGAGGCTGGCGTCCAGGTGGCCCAATCCCTGGGTGAGGGCATGGGCCTGTTCGTCCCGCTGGACGTCACGCGCGAGGAGGACTGGGTGCGCGCGATGGAGACGACGCTCGCGAAGTTCGGCCGGCTGGACGTGCTCGTCAACAACGCGGGCCTGGGCGTCCCCAAGGACGTGGAGAACATCACCCTGGCCGAGTGGCGGCTGGTGCACGCGGTCAACCTGGACGGCACCTTCCTGGGCTGCAAGCACGGCATCCAGGCCATGCGCAAGTCGGGCGCCCGGGGCTCCATCATCAACATCTCCTCCGTGGCGGGGCTCATCGGCGTGCCCACGCTGGTGGCGTACGGCAGCGCGAAGGCGGCCGTGCACATGTTCACCAAGTCGGTGGCGTTGCACTGCACGCACCACGGCTACAGCATCCGCTGCAACTCCATCCACCCCACGTTCATCGAGACGAACATGGTGAAGGCGCTGATTGCCTCCTCGGGCTCGCCGGAGCGGGCGCGCGAGGGGCTGCGGCGCACGATTCCCCAGGGCGCGCTGGGGGAGCCGGATGACGTGGCCAACGCCGTCGTCTACCTCGCCTCGGACGAGTCGAAGCTGATGACGGGCGCGGAGATGATTCTCGACGGCGGCGCCACCGCGCAGTAG
- a CDS encoding saccharopine dehydrogenase family protein, which produces MESEGSVVLVGGYGIVGVRLARLLRERHPTLPLVIAGRRQEPAEALASQLGLARGVAMDIRAKDPLAVLKGRPAAVVALVNDPEDHLLVSAARAGVPLLDITRWTSRMRSAMLRLSGMPPRAPVLLGSAWMAGLVPRLVAVAASRVGALSQVDVGIRFALADVAGPDSLEYMDRLALSFEVKEDGQERHVLPMTDGRKVTFSDGKSTRVFRLDTPEQATLPAVLGARGVATRMGFDSDSATWSLVVLQRLGVLKLLQHPRLTRLRRALLATSNKGGDAAWVADVVGEHGRARIEVLDPKGQAHLTAVGALLGVERLLGVDGAPPPAPGVWFPEHEPRAEASLAALRACGVQVRIDASLVASAPAPLKVAA; this is translated from the coding sequence ATGGAGTCCGAGGGAAGCGTCGTCCTGGTGGGTGGCTATGGAATCGTCGGCGTCCGGCTCGCCCGGCTCTTGCGGGAGCGGCACCCGACGTTGCCGCTGGTCATCGCGGGCCGGCGGCAGGAGCCGGCCGAGGCGCTCGCCTCCCAGCTCGGCCTGGCCCGCGGCGTGGCGATGGACATCCGCGCGAAGGACCCGCTGGCCGTGCTGAAAGGACGACCCGCCGCCGTCGTCGCCCTGGTGAACGACCCCGAGGACCACCTCCTCGTCTCCGCCGCGCGCGCCGGAGTGCCGCTGTTGGACATCACCCGATGGACCTCGCGCATGCGCTCCGCGATGTTGCGACTGTCGGGCATGCCCCCTCGCGCACCCGTGCTGCTGGGCTCCGCGTGGATGGCCGGACTGGTGCCTCGCCTCGTCGCCGTGGCCGCCTCGCGCGTGGGGGCGCTGTCCCAGGTGGACGTGGGCATCCGCTTCGCGCTCGCCGACGTGGCGGGGCCGGACTCCCTCGAGTACATGGACCGGCTGGCCCTGTCCTTCGAGGTGAAGGAGGACGGCCAGGAGCGCCACGTGCTGCCAATGACGGATGGACGGAAGGTCACCTTCTCCGACGGGAAGAGCACGCGCGTGTTCCGCCTGGACACCCCCGAGCAGGCCACGCTGCCCGCGGTGCTGGGCGCGCGCGGCGTGGCCACGCGCATGGGCTTCGACTCGGACTCGGCCACCTGGTCGCTGGTGGTCCTCCAGCGGCTCGGCGTGCTCAAGCTCCTCCAGCACCCCCGCCTGACGCGCCTGCGCCGCGCGCTGCTCGCCACCAGCAACAAGGGCGGTGACGCGGCCTGGGTCGCGGACGTGGTGGGCGAACACGGCCGCGCCCGAATCGAGGTGCTCGACCCGAAGGGCCAGGCCCACCTGACGGCCGTGGGCGCGCTGCTCGGCGTCGAACGACTGCTCGGCGTCGACGGCGCGCCTCCACCCGCCCCCGGCGTCTGGTTCCCCGAGCACGAGCCCCGCGCCGAGGCGTCCCTCGCGGCCCTGCGCGCCTGCGGCGTCCAGGTGCGCATCGACGCGTCGCTCGTCGCCTCCGCCCCCGCGCCGTTGAAGGTGGCCGCGTGA
- a CDS encoding ELWxxDGT repeat protein: MRCCGLVVMCLLAACTQSQGTPEPVGATSAPLVDAWEYCSRTAVSLGVNLIDDVTFAAPMAPSAGGMVFTADDSARGHEPWVSTGSPGAGTRLLVDLFPGTRGSEPRWFTRVGGQVFFAATDPVAGRELFVTDGTTAGTRRVKDIWPGEVGSFPNALFEYQGLLYFTAGTPAYGRELWRSDGTAAGTVMIADLEPGVEDSAPDQLTKGGDGALYFVVSAESVFVKLMRLGVSGSPVEVFRTTSDLGFQFPMVAVGRKLFFVTRMEHHGAVSLRVTDGGAPSVSVGIFGRVGDMVAQRDWLAFVAAAHMEDENTELWRSDGTVAGTVLVEDVRAGNVGSAPDHLAVLGDTLFFAADNGTNGVEPWDSDGTAVKTRLFGDLELGPGSSFPQALTVVEDFLFFSADVRGRGQEPWVSNGIRVGTVALTELAPGPRGSSPRNFRRSGWSVFFSAEDAAGVRRLYALPFHPEGECLVPEP, from the coding sequence ATGAGGTGCTGTGGCCTGGTGGTGATGTGTCTGCTCGCGGCGTGTACCCAGTCGCAGGGGACGCCGGAGCCGGTGGGCGCGACGTCCGCGCCGCTGGTGGATGCGTGGGAATACTGCTCGCGGACCGCGGTGTCGTTGGGCGTCAACCTCATCGACGACGTGACGTTCGCCGCGCCCATGGCGCCCAGCGCGGGGGGCATGGTGTTCACCGCGGATGACAGCGCGCGCGGCCACGAGCCCTGGGTGAGCACGGGCTCGCCGGGCGCGGGCACGCGGTTGTTGGTGGACCTCTTCCCGGGGACGCGGGGCTCGGAGCCCCGGTGGTTCACGCGGGTGGGCGGACAGGTGTTCTTCGCCGCGACCGACCCGGTGGCGGGGCGCGAGCTGTTCGTCACGGATGGGACGACGGCGGGCACCCGCCGGGTCAAGGACATCTGGCCCGGTGAGGTGGGCTCGTTCCCGAACGCGCTCTTCGAGTACCAGGGGCTCTTGTACTTCACGGCCGGCACCCCGGCGTACGGGCGGGAGCTGTGGCGCAGTGATGGCACGGCCGCGGGCACGGTCATGATCGCGGACCTGGAGCCCGGCGTCGAGGACTCCGCGCCCGACCAGCTCACGAAGGGCGGAGATGGCGCGCTGTACTTCGTCGTGTCGGCGGAGTCCGTGTTCGTGAAGCTGATGCGGCTGGGCGTGAGCGGCTCTCCGGTGGAGGTGTTCCGGACGACCAGTGATCTGGGCTTCCAGTTCCCGATGGTGGCGGTGGGGCGCAAGTTGTTCTTCGTCACCCGCATGGAGCACCACGGCGCCGTCTCGCTGCGGGTGACGGACGGGGGCGCGCCGTCGGTGTCGGTGGGCATCTTCGGCCGGGTGGGGGACATGGTGGCGCAGCGCGACTGGCTGGCCTTCGTCGCCGCGGCGCACATGGAGGACGAGAACACGGAGCTGTGGCGCAGCGATGGCACGGTGGCGGGCACCGTCCTGGTGGAGGACGTGCGCGCGGGCAACGTCGGCTCCGCGCCCGACCACCTGGCGGTGCTCGGGGACACGCTCTTCTTCGCCGCGGACAACGGGACGAACGGCGTGGAGCCCTGGGACAGCGACGGCACGGCGGTGAAGACGCGCCTGTTCGGAGACCTGGAGCTGGGGCCGGGCAGCTCGTTCCCCCAGGCGCTGACGGTGGTGGAGGACTTCCTGTTCTTCAGCGCGGACGTCCGGGGGCGGGGCCAGGAGCCGTGGGTGAGCAACGGCATCCGCGTGGGCACGGTGGCGTTGACGGAGCTGGCGCCGGGGCCGCGGGGCTCGTCGCCGAGGAACTTCCGTCGCTCGGGGTGGAGCGTCTTCTTCTCGGCGGAGGACGCGGCCGGGGTGCGGCGGCTCTATGCGCTGCCGTTCCATCCGGAGGGGGAGTGCCTGGTGCCGGAGCCGTGA